From a region of the Mycobacterium intracellulare ATCC 13950 genome:
- a CDS encoding RNA polymerase-binding protein RbpA, with amino-acid sequence MADRVLRGSRLGAVSYETDRNHDLAPRQLAKYRTENGEEFEVPFADDAEIPGTWLCRNGLEGTLIEGDLPEPKKVKPPRTHWDMLLERRSVEELEELLKERLEIIKTRRRG; translated from the coding sequence ATGGCTGATCGCGTACTGAGAGGCAGTCGCCTCGGAGCCGTGAGCTACGAGACCGACCGCAACCATGACCTGGCGCCGCGCCAGCTCGCGAAGTACCGCACCGAGAACGGCGAGGAGTTCGAGGTCCCCTTCGCCGACGACGCCGAAATCCCCGGCACCTGGCTGTGCCGCAACGGGCTGGAAGGCACCCTGATCGAGGGCGACCTGCCCGAGCCCAAGAAGGTGAAGCCGCCGCGCACGCACTGGGACATGCTGCTGGAGCGCCGCTCGGTCGAAGAACTCGAAGAGCTGCTCAAGGAGCGCCTCGAGATCATCAAGACCCGTCGACGAGGCTGA